The proteins below are encoded in one region of Apium graveolens cultivar Ventura chromosome 4, ASM990537v1, whole genome shotgun sequence:
- the LOC141720397 gene encoding plant intracellular Ras-group-related LRR protein 4-like produces the protein MDLLSPKSIDEVVSEITRIHKSLPERPGIEEIEAAKSLILNVEADDKSRFEAIGRQKKHPQVPDELFLILQEMQRNLVIFRSKEQKREAIKVLDLEKFHQVFDEMIQRASWCLNSPMGSADSVSTSSLSNLGTFEGNSSTTTGSSSLFYERDAVKVSMELFTRDDSYVKKAKSTFLSDGVGGVPRSGSVLTPQIVDSSLKAVISSGRGEKMSLIKLASLIEVSAKKKTHELNLQGKLMEQIEWLPDSIGKLSSLLTLDLSENKIAALPSTIGGLSSLTKLDLHSNKLVELPETVGDIVSLVSLDLRGNQLTWLPATFGRLVRLQDLDLSSNLLPLLPESIGSLVSLKTLNIETNNIEELPHTIAHCSSLKVLHADYNRLKALPEAVGRIASLEVLTVRYNNISRLPTTMASLENLKELDISFNEVGSVPESLCFATTLVKMDISNNFADLQYLPRSIGNLEMLEELNMSNNQIRILPDSFAMLSKLRVLNVEGNPLEEPPRSVTDMGAQAVVLYITEFVAKRDVKVVPVKQKKSWASMCFFSNSNKRKRSGMDYVKT, from the exons ATGGATTTATTATCTCCAAAATCAATCGACGAGGTGGTGTCTGAAATAACTAGAATTCACAAATCTCTCCCAGAAAGACCCGGAATTGAAGAGATTGAAGCTGCTAAGTCATTGATTTTGAACGTAGAAGCTGATGATAAATCAAGATTCGAAGCCATTGGGAGACAAAAGAAGCACCCACAAGTCCCTGATGAGCTTTTCTTGATCTTACAAGAGATGCAGAGGAATTTAGTGATTTTTCGAAGCAAAGAACAGAAAAGAGAGGCTATTAAGGTTTTAGATCTTGAGAAGTTCCAccaggtgtttgatgaaatgattCAAAGAGCTTCGTGGTGTTTGAATTCGCCAATGGGGTCTGCTGATTCGGTTTCGACGAGTAGTTTGTCGAATTTAGGGACGTTTGAGGGGAATTCTTCGACGACAACGGGGTCGTCTAGTTTGTTTTATGAGAGGGATGCGGTGAAGGTGTCGATGGAACTGTTTACGAGGGATGATAGTTATGTTAAGAAGGCGAAGTCGACGTTTTTGAGTGATGGGGTTGGAGGTGTGCCTCGATCCGGGAGTGTTTTGACTCCCCAGATTGTGGATTCTAGTTTGAAAGCAGTCATTAGTTCAG GTCGAGGAGAAAAAATGAGTCTTATAAAGCTTGCTAGTTTAATTGAAGTATCTGCCAAGAAGAAGACGCATGAACTTAATCTTCAGGGTAAATTGATGGAACAAATTGAATGGCTCCCAGATTCAATTGGGAAGCTATCTAGTTTGCTCACATTGGATTTGTCGGAAAATAAGATCGCGGCTTTGCCGTCCACAATAGGAGGGCTTTCATCTTTGACAAAGTTGGATTTGCATTCAAACAAGCTGGTTGAACTCCCGGAGACTGTTGGAGATATTGTTAGTTTGGTTTCTCTTGATTTGAGGGGGAATCAGTTGACATGGTTGCCAGCTACATTTGGTAGATTGGTTCGTCTTCAGGATCTTGATTTGAGCTcaaatcttcttcctttgcttcCTGAATCAATCGGGTCACTTGTTAGTCTTAAGACATTGAATATTGAGACTAACAACATCGAAGAACTTCCTCATACTATTGCTCACTGTTCCTCTCTTAAGGTGCTCCATGCAGATTATAATAGGCTTAAAGCCCTTCCTGAAGCTGTAGGACGTATTGCATCTCTCGAAGTATTGACTGTCCGCTATAATAATATTAGTAGATTGCCTACCACGATGGCATCTCTAGAAAACTTGAAAGAGCTTGATATTAGTTTCAATGAGGTAGGCTCTGTGCCAGAGAGCTTATGTTTCGCCACAACTCTTGTGAAGATGGACATAAGCAACAATTTTGCCGATCTTCAGTACTTGCCTAGGTCCATAGGAAATCTCGAGATGCTAGAAGAGTTAAATATGAGCAATAATCAGATAAGAATCCTCCCAGATTCTTTTGCCATGCTGTCAAAATTACGTGTCTTAAATGTTGAAGGTAACCCTCTGGAAGAGCCGCCAAGAAGTGTTACTGACATGGGTGCTCAG GCTGTTGTTCTATACATAACTGAATTTGTTGCGAAGAGGGATGTCAAAGTAGTACCCGTTAAGCAGAAGAAGTCCTGGGCTTCTATGTGCTTCTTTTCAAATTCTAATAAAAGGAAGCGCAGTGGAATGGACTATGTTAAGACCTGA